In the Rubrivivax gelatinosus IL144 genome, GTACAGGCTGTGGCTGCCGTCGGCCGCCGGCAGCGAGCCGCTGACGACCACCGAGCCCGCCGGCACGCGGCCGTAGCTCACTTCGCCGGTCATGCGGTTGTAGATCTTGGTGCTCTGGCTGATGAACACGCCCATCGAGATCACCGAGTTCTCCTCGACGATCACGCCTTCGACGACTTCGGAGCGTGCGCCGATGAAGCAGTTGTCCTCGATGATCGTCGGGTTGGCCTGCAGCGGCTCGAGCACGCCGCCGATGCCGACGCCGCCCGACAGGTGCACGTTCTTGCCGATCTGCGCGCAGGAGCCCACCGTCGCCCAGGTGTCGACCATCGTGCCTTCGTCTACGTAGGCGCCGATGTTCACGTAGCTGGGCATCAGCACGACGTTCTTGGCCTGGAAGCTGCCGCGGCGGGCCACCGCCGGCGGCACGACGCGCACGCCGGTGGCACGGATGGCCTCGGCGTCGGCACCGCCGTACTTGGTCTCGACCTTGTCGAAGAAGCTCAGCTCGCCGGCCTGCATCAGGCGGTTGTCGTTGAGGCGGAAGGACAGCAGCACCGCCTTCTTGACCCACTGGTTGACGGTCCACTGGCCGACGGCCTGGCGTTCGGCCACGCGCAGGCGGCCGGCGTCGAGTTCGTCGATCACGTGCTCGACGGCCTCGCGCACCTCGGGGGCGTTGACGGCGTTGATCTCGGCACGCCGTTCCCAGGCGAGGTCGATGGTGGCTTGGAGCTGGGTCGTCATCGGGTGAGGCTTTCGGTGTAGGAAACGATGCGGTCGGCGGCTTCGAGGCATTCCTCGAGCGGGGCGACGAGCGCCATGCGGACGCGGCCGGCGCCGGGGTTGCGGCCCTGCGCGCTGCGCGCCAGCAGGCTGCCGGGCAGGACGGTCACATTGTATTGAGCGAGCAGGCCCTGGGCGTAGGCGACGTCGTTGCCGCCGGGGACCGCGGCCCAGAGATAGAAGCCGGCGTCGGGCAGCGCGACGTCGAGCACGCCGGCCAGCCGCGGCGTGACGGCGGCGAACTTCTGTCGGTAGGCCTCGCGGTTGGCGACGACGTGCGCCTCGTCGTTCCAGGCGGCGACGCTGGCGCGCTGCACCAGCGGGCTCATCGCGCTGCCGTGATAGGTGCGGTAGAGCAGGAAGGCCTTCAGCAGCGCGGCGTCGCCGGCGACGAAGCCCGAGCGCAGCCCGGGCACGTTGCTGCGTTTGGACAGGCTGGTGAAGGCGACGAGATTGCGGAAGTCGCTGCGGCCGAGCTTCGCCGCCGCCTCCAGCCCGCCCAGCGGCGCTTCGTCG is a window encoding:
- the dapD gene encoding 2,3,4,5-tetrahydropyridine-2,6-dicarboxylate N-succinyltransferase; the encoded protein is MTTQLQATIDLAWERRAEINAVNAPEVREAVEHVIDELDAGRLRVAERQAVGQWTVNQWVKKAVLLSFRLNDNRLMQAGELSFFDKVETKYGGADAEAIRATGVRVVPPAVARRGSFQAKNVVLMPSYVNIGAYVDEGTMVDTWATVGSCAQIGKNVHLSGGVGIGGVLEPLQANPTIIEDNCFIGARSEVVEGVIVEENSVISMGVFISQSTKIYNRMTGEVSYGRVPAGSVVVSGSLPAADGSHSLYCAVIVKQVTAATRAKTSINELLRA